One stretch of Arachis duranensis cultivar V14167 chromosome 1, aradu.V14167.gnm2.J7QH, whole genome shotgun sequence DNA includes these proteins:
- the LOC107486554 gene encoding LOW QUALITY PROTEIN: asparagine synthetase [glutamine-hydrolyzing] 2-like (The sequence of the model RefSeq protein was modified relative to this genomic sequence to represent the inferred CDS: inserted 4 bases in 3 codons), with translation MCGILAVLGCVDNSQARRARIIELSRRLKHRGPDWSGLHCHGGCYLAHQRLAIVDPTSGDQPLYNEDKTVVVTVNGEIYNHKELRQKLSSHQFRTGSYCEVIAHLYEEYGEEFIDMLDGMFSFVLLDXRDKSFIAARDAIGITPLYLGWGIDGLTWFASEMKALSDDCERFISFPPGHIYSSKQGLRRWYNPPWFTEQIPSTPYDPQILRQAFEKAVLKRLMTDXPFGVLLSGGLDSSLVAAVTNRFVAQSAAAQQWGSQLHTFCIGLKDMLHLKFAKEVADYLGTRHHELYFTVQEGIDALEEVIYHIETYDVMTIRASTPMFLMSRKIKSMGVKMVLLGEGSDEIFGGYPYFHKAPNKEEFHEETCQKIKALHLYDCLRANKSTSAWXIEARVPFLDKEFINTAMSIDPEWKMIRPDLGRIEKWVLRNAFDDETNPYLPKHILYRQKEQFSDGVGYSWIDGLKEHANQQVTDGMLLHANYVYPENTPTTKEAYLYRTIFEKHFSKNAARSTVPGGPSVACSTAKAVEWDAEWSKNPDPSGRASLGVHVAAYEAAADAKTAEPKNGTL, from the exons ATGTGCGGGATTCTTGCAGTGTTAGGTTGTGTTGACAACTCTCAGGCCAGACGTGCTCGCATCATCGAGTTATCTC GCAGATTGAAGCATAGAGGACCTGATTGGAGTGGATTGCATTGCCATGGAGGCTGTTATCTTGCTCatcaaaggcttgctattgttgACCCCACTTCAGGGGATCAACCTCTTTATAACGAAGACAAGACTGTTGTTGTCACA GTAAATGGGGAGATATATAACCATAAGGAACTGAGACAGAAATTGAGTTCCCACCAGTTTCGAACTGGAAGCTACTGTGAAGTCATTGCTCATCTT TACGAAGAGTATGGAGAAGAATTTATTGATATGCTGGATGGGATGTTCTCCTTTGTGCTTCTTGA ACGAGATAAAAGCTTCATTGCTGCTCGTGATGCTATAGGCATTACCCCTCTTTACTTGGGATGGGGGATTGATG GATTGACATGGTTTGCGTCTGAAATGAAAGCTTTAAGTGATGATTGTGAGAGATTCATATCTTTTCCGCCAGGGCATATATATTCCAGCAAACAGG GATTAAGAAGATGGTACAATCCACCATGGTTCACAGAGCAAATTCCATCAACACCCTATGATCCTCAGATCCTACGTCAAGCCTTTGAAAAG GCTGTGCTTAAGAGGTTGATGACTG GTCCTTTTGGCGTTCTTTTGTCGGGAGGACTTGACTCATCGCTTGTCGCTGCCGTGACCAATCGTTTTGTGGCTCAATCTGCAGCTGCACAACAGTGGGGATCGCAGTTGCATACTTTCTGTATTGGTTTAAagg ACATGCTTCATTTGAAATTTGCAAAAGAGGTAGCAGATTATCTTGGTACTCGACATCATGAACTTTATTTCACAGTTCAG GAAGGTATAGATGCACTTGAAGAAGTCATTTACCACATTGAAACATATGATGTAATGACTATCAGAGCAAGTACTCCAATGTTCCTTATGTCCAGAAAAATCAAATCCATGGGAGTGAAAATGGTTCTTTTGGGAGAAGGTTCAGATGAAATATTTGGAGGTTACCCATATTTCCATAAAGCACCTAATAAGGAAGAGTTTCATGAAGAAACATGTCAAAAA ATCAAAGCTCTTCATCTTTATGACTGCCTGAGAGCCAATAAATCAACTTCAGCAT GTATAGAGGCACGTGTACCATTCTTGGATAAAGAATTTATCAACACAGCCATGAGTATTGATCCAGAGTGGAAAATG ATACGACCTGATCTCGGAAGGATAGAGAAGTGGGTATTGCGCAATGCATTTGATGACGAAACAAATCCATATTTACCGAAG CACATTTTGTACAGGCAGAAGGAACAGTTCAGTGATGGTGTAGGGTACAGCTGGATTGATGGCTTGAAGGAGCATGCTAACCAACAA GTCACAGATGGAATGCTGTTGCATGCTAACTATGTTTACCCTGAAAACACTCCCACAACAAAAGAAGCATACCTCTACAGGACAATTTTTGAGAAGCACTTTTCAAAG AATGCTGCAAGGTCAACCGTTCCAGGAGGTCCTAGTGTTGCGTGCAGCACCGCAAAAGCTGTGGAATGGGATGCCGAATGGTCAAAGAATCCTGACCCTTCTGGCCGTGCTTCTCTTGGTGTTCACGTAGCGGCATATGAGGCTGCAGCAGATGCAAAAACAGCCGAGCCTAAAAACGGGACCCTCTAA
- the LOC110279934 gene encoding uncharacterized protein LOC110279934 isoform X2 — protein sequence MKSESKRKSDKARNCSHEKPSCFDSFAEMSNALLISDITIRNQSSSNILGSATNQDPNSIQSLSKEKKNAKRIIVVKRVDKKKEKKMKRKKEKEEFQIIKFLTMNPKKPFERIVRVKGGNRKEQNSEKNSDNQFGLEEFLDAVNHGGFHLRTRIHIKNKNTQQKEPKHK from the exons ATGAAATCAGAATCGAAAAGAAAGAGTGACAAAGCCCGCAATTGTAGCCATGAAAAACCTTCATGCTTTGATAGTTTTGCTGAAATGTCAAATGCTCTGTTAATTTCTGATATCACCATAAGAAACCAAAGTTCTTCCAATATTCTTGGTTCTGCAACTAATCAAGATCctaattcaattcaatctctctcaaAAG AGAAGAAGAATGCGAAACGCATAATCGTTGTTAAGAGGGttgataagaaaaaagaaaagaaaatgaagaggaagaaggagaaggaggaatttcaaataataaaattcttgaCAATGAACCCAAAGAAGCCGTTTGAAAGAATTGTAAGAGTAAAAGGTGGAAACAGAAAGGAGCAAAATTCAGAGAAAAACTCAGATAATCAATTTGGCTTGGAAGAGTTTCTTGATGCTGTAAATCATGGAGGCTTTCATCTTAGAACAAGGATTCatattaagaataagaataCTCAACAGAAAGAACCAAAACACAAATAA
- the LOC110279934 gene encoding uncharacterized protein LOC110279934 isoform X1: protein MKSESKRKSDKARNCSHEKPSCFDSFAEMSNALLISDITIRNQSSSNILGSATNQDPNSIQSLSKDCYDFSNLLKTLNYIEKKNAKRIIVVKRVDKKKEKKMKRKKEKEEFQIIKFLTMNPKKPFERIVRVKGGNRKEQNSEKNSDNQFGLEEFLDAVNHGGFHLRTRIHIKNKNTQQKEPKHK, encoded by the exons ATGAAATCAGAATCGAAAAGAAAGAGTGACAAAGCCCGCAATTGTAGCCATGAAAAACCTTCATGCTTTGATAGTTTTGCTGAAATGTCAAATGCTCTGTTAATTTCTGATATCACCATAAGAAACCAAAGTTCTTCCAATATTCTTGGTTCTGCAACTAATCAAGATCctaattcaattcaatctctctcaaAAG ATTGTTATGACTTTAGTAATTTATTGAAGACATTGAATTACATAGAGAAGAAGAATGCGAAACGCATAATCGTTGTTAAGAGGGttgataagaaaaaagaaaagaaaatgaagaggaagaaggagaaggaggaatttcaaataataaaattcttgaCAATGAACCCAAAGAAGCCGTTTGAAAGAATTGTAAGAGTAAAAGGTGGAAACAGAAAGGAGCAAAATTCAGAGAAAAACTCAGATAATCAATTTGGCTTGGAAGAGTTTCTTGATGCTGTAAATCATGGAGGCTTTCATCTTAGAACAAGGATTCatattaagaataagaataCTCAACAGAAAGAACCAAAACACAAATAA